The genomic window TGAGGAAAAATCAATACCACTTATTCGAATTACCGCTTCAGACATGCATTCTCATTATAAACCCCGCAGAAAATTCAGGTTTAATTCCAGAATGACCGGACGGATCATGCTGATCGTCATCATTATCGCAACTGCCTACGTGCTTTTTGGACGCAAGTGGGGACAGGGACTTCTCAGTAGTGGAAAAGAAGTTATCAGTGAAAAAATGAGTCTGGTTGATTACAGATCACTCCTGCAAAATATGCCGTTCCCGGGCTTCGAAGTAAGAGACTGGCAGTGGTTAAGTCCGGCTGAGATAACAATGCCGCCAATTTTTGATGCGGAAAATATCTACATCATTACTGGAGATGAAATAACCTGCGTGAAAAAGAACACCTTCCAACTTAGATGGAAAGAACAATTTGATGGAGATATTCAGGATGTTCAGTCGTTCCGTGACGAGAAACTTCTTGTCATAGATTCAAAAGGAAACCATTCCTTGCTGGATAAAGCTAATGGGGAGATCGAGTGGCACAAAGTCAAGCCTGTAGTTCAGGAAAAGTATAGTAAACAAACACCGCAGGTCATTCCTATTGATTACCTTCGTGATGGTCGACTTGAACAAAATTATTATCTTTTATCAAATAAAAATGCAGTGAGACTGATCCTTGCAGACAAAGGGGATGTGATTGCTGAAGAAGTATTTGACGAGAAGATAGATTATATTTCAGATTACGATTATGTTGAAAAATGTTTTTATATCAGCATGGGCAGGAAGATCGTAAAAATCGATCTTGTTATTCTGTAGTTGATATGACGAATTCCGGATTCGTATTTTATATAAAAGGTTTTAAAAAGGAAAGATAGTTCGAAATGGCAAAAAAAGTAAATGTCAACAACATCAAAGAATATAACCAGAAGGTTCTACGTGAGTTCAGAACATCTCTGAAGCACACCATTTTTGATGAAACATTGACCCTCTATATTCTCCGTCCTATAGCTTTTATATTCGTCAAGATGATCTATCGTACGAATATAACACCAAACCAGGTCTCCCTGATGACAATCATTACAGGTCTTATCAGCGGATTTATTTATTCCTTTGGAAAACCGATATTTTTCATTATCGGCGGTGGATTGCACTTTTTCTGCCTTGTGCTGGATTGTGTTGACGGTATGATCGCTCGATTGAAGAAGAATGGTACTCCCGTTGGCAGGATCGTCGATGGTTTTGCAGATTACTCGGTCGGCGTGGCAGTTTTCATCGGTTATGGGATTGGACTAGCGCATGCAGGATACCAGGTGCCTTTTTCTATTAATATCTCACACTGGACACTACTTGCCATTTCTGCTGTTAGCTGGATCTTCCATTCGATAATTGTGGATTATTACCGTGTCGAGTTCATGGCTCATGGTCTTGGGATGATCAAATCTACTTGGGAAGAAAAGAGGCATTTCAAAGAAGAATTGAGAAAAATCAAGCATGAGAAGGGCAGGATCATGGATAAGATACTTATCGCATTGTATCTTGGCTATTCCCACCTTCAGCTCTTCAATCTGGAAAAAAGAGAAGTGTACGATCAAAAAACGTACTATAAAAAGAACAAAGTCATGGTCTTCCTTTGGTTCTGGATCGGTCCCACTGCTCAGGCATTTTTCATGATCATATCAGCAATTTTATTCAGACCAATCATTTTCTTCGGGTATATTCTTATAATTGCGAATCTATGGATGATCGTACTCTGGATCATCCAAATACATATAAATAAAAAAATCCTCATCAAGGAAACATAAATAATCAATAAATGCTTATATGATAAGGAACACTACAAAAGGTTGACCAAATAATTGTACATTATGGTTCATGACGAATTAAAATTTTTCAGCAACTATTTTTCATTAAGGAGTTAATATGGCAAAGATAGCATCTGCCGGAAATTATGGTCCGAAGATCCGCTCTGACTGCTTGGTAACAATCGAGCTTACAGATAGCGGGTTGGATATAGAGCTCATCAGCAAGATTAAAGATTTTTTTGGAGATCATATCATAGCGCTTGCGCAGGATGTTTTGAATTTCTTTGGCATTAAAAATGCAAAAATTAAAATCGAAGATCAGGGAGCGCTGGACTTTGTTATCGCTGCTCGTATTGAAGGTGCACTCAAGAAAGCTGATCCATCCATATCTAAATCCTACCTTCCCGAGATGAAGGCTCATTGCGAATATAAATCTTCGAAGGATGCACTTCGAAGATCTCGACTATACCTTCCGGGCAATTCCCCAAAACTGATGCTAAATGCCGGCTTACATGACGCAGATGCCCTTATTCTTGATCTCGAGGATTCGGTTCATCCCGATGAAAAAGATGCAGCGAGAATACTCGTTCGAAATGCTCTTCGAACAGTTGATTTCAAAGGTGCGGAACGAATGGTGCGCATCAATCAGCTTCCGCTTGGATTTGAAGATATAAAAGAGATCATTAATGAAAATGTTCACGTCATACTGATCCCGAAATGTGAATTAGCCCAGCAGGTTATCGATGTTGATGCAAAAATTGCCGAATGTAAGAAATCCAAAAAGCCGGTCTTTCTTATGCCGATCATCGAATCTGCAAAAGGAGTTATGCATGCATATGAGATCGCAGGTGCATCAGAGAATGTTGTTGCACTTGCACTTGGACTTGAGGATTATACAGCAGACATCGGAGTGACTCGATCAAAAAGTGAAGATGAATGTTTCTTTGCAAAAAGTATGGTTGTCAACGCTGCAAAAGCTGCTGGTAAACAGGCAATTGATACAGTATTCTCAGATGTGAATGACATGGAAGGTTTGTACGAGAATGTCAAACAGGCAAAAGCCCTTGGTTTTGATGGTAAAGGTTGTATCCATCCTCGCCAGATCAGGGTAATCCATAAAGCATTCCTTCCTACTGTAGAAGAACTGGTAAAAGCAGAGAGTATTATCGATGCATTCAATGCTGCCAAAAAGGAAGGTAAAGGAGTTGTTTCTCTGGGAAGTAAGATGATCGATGCGCCGGTTGTAAAGCAAGCTCAAAAAGTTTTGAAAATGGCAAAGATCGGAGGTATGATCAAATGAAAAAAGCAGATAAATTTGTAAAAAATGCAGCCGGACGTCTCGTACCCACGATCGTAAACGGCAAAAAAGTTATGCCTTTTATGGGAGTTGGAAAATACAGACCTAACCACAAAGGTGCTTCACCCCGAGTACCAACTATCATAGATTATCCGATGGATTGCAATAAGGTCGTAGGTTCTCTTAAAGATTCACTCATACAATCAGGTTTGAAAGACGGCATGACCATTTCGACACATCACCATTTCAGAAATGGAGATTATGTTGCGAATTGGATCTTCGAAATTGCAGCAGAACTTGGCATAAAAGATCTTGTTTGGCTACCAAGCGCTGCTTTTCCCTGCCATGCGCCGATCATAAAACATCTTGAATCCGGTGTTGTTCATCATATTGAAGGCAGCTTGAACGGACCTCTTGGAGATTTTTGCAGCCGTGGCAAGATGAAAGGACTTGGATACTTACGAAGTCATGGCGGCAGATATCGTGCTATTGCCGATGGTGAAATCCATGTTGATATTGCAGTACTTGCTGCTTCAGCTTCAGACATGACGGGTAATGCAAACGGTGTTCTTGGAAAACATCCTTTTGGTCCAATGTCGTTTTCTAAAGTTGATTCCATGATTGCAGACCGGACGATTATTGTCACAGATACGTTGCTTGATTTCCCCTGTTACCCATGGGAAATAATGGGCAACGAGGTGGATTTCGTTGTTGTTGTTGATGAGATTGGCGATCCTTCAAAAATAGTATCCGGCACGACAAAAATTACAAAAAGCCCTGACCGTTTGCTCATTGCCGAATATGCTGCAAAATTTGTTGAAGCAGCTGGTATTCTCAGAGACGGAATGAGCTTTCAGGCAGGAGCCGGTGGAGTATCATTAGCATTTACCGATTTTGTAAATAATATGATGATTGAAAAAGACATCAAGGCAAGAAGTATGATCGGGGGAAGTACAAAATATCTTGTAGATATGATGAATAACGGTCGTACCGATTATATCTTTGACGGACAAAATTTTGGCTTAGAAGCGATCGTTTCTCTGAGAGATAATCCCAGACACATACCAATTGATGTTCGTGAAAGTTACGATTATCATGCAAAAAGTAACCTCGTTCAAATGATGGATGTGATTGTACTCGGTAGTACAGAAGTTGATGTTAACTTCAATGCGAATTGCGTGACTCACAGTGATGGACGAATGCTACACGGTATTGGTGGATTCCAGAACTGTATGATGGCAAAATGCACCATGATCGCTGCGCCGTCATTTAGAGATAGAATTCCGGTGATCAAGGATGAAGTAACTACACTTGTGGCACCTGGTGACTTGGTCGATGTTATCGTAACAGAACGAGGTATAGCCATTAATCCGTTGAGAGCTGATCTGATTGAAGCAACAAGGAATTCAAGACTTCCGATAAGAGATATTCGTGACATTAAAGATGAGGTCGATGATATGTGCGGTATTCCGGTAAAACCAAAACTTTCTGATGAAGCAGTCGCAGTTGTTGAATGGGTTGATGGCACGATCCTCGATACGATTTACAAGATCGAAGAATAATACACAAAAAATATACAAACACCGAAGGCGATAATGCGCATTATCGCCTTCATGTTATATAAAAAGCCCTTCATTCAAAGGGCTTTTGGGAGAAACGAGCTATCTTTGTGTGTATCCCCTTAGATTGCTCCGCTATCTTCGATGCGTAACACATCGACATCTAGTTTTTTTAATTTTTCATGCAGTGAATCCAATTTTGCATCCAGTTTAACGCCCCCTTCTTCCATTCCTTGTTCTATCTTTTGCATAATATTTTCAAAATCAAGGATCTTTTTTTCATCTCCATCGATATACATTTTCATCAGCCCGTTATCAATGGAAATCTGCAGTTGGTCAGCAAAATCGGATTTCTCTCCAACTTTGGTATTGACTGTTATCACTTCCCCATCGCGTAGTACTTCGAGGACCACGTCATTATCAACTTCAACATCATCAAGGATCATAGAAATATCATTAATATCATCAACCATTATACCGTTGAT from Candidatus Cloacimonadota bacterium includes these protein-coding regions:
- a CDS encoding CDP-alcohol phosphatidyltransferase family protein, which produces MAKKVNVNNIKEYNQKVLREFRTSLKHTIFDETLTLYILRPIAFIFVKMIYRTNITPNQVSLMTIITGLISGFIYSFGKPIFFIIGGGLHFFCLVLDCVDGMIARLKKNGTPVGRIVDGFADYSVGVAVFIGYGIGLAHAGYQVPFSINISHWTLLAISAVSWIFHSIIVDYYRVEFMAHGLGMIKSTWEEKRHFKEELRKIKHEKGRIMDKILIALYLGYSHLQLFNLEKREVYDQKTYYKKNKVMVFLWFWIGPTAQAFFMIISAILFRPIIFFGYILIIANLWMIVLWIIQIHINKKILIKET
- a CDS encoding citrate lyase subunit alpha (citrate-ACP transferase, the alpha subunit catalyzes the formation of (3S)-citryl-CoA from acetyl-CoA and citrate), coding for MKKADKFVKNAAGRLVPTIVNGKKVMPFMGVGKYRPNHKGASPRVPTIIDYPMDCNKVVGSLKDSLIQSGLKDGMTISTHHHFRNGDYVANWIFEIAAELGIKDLVWLPSAAFPCHAPIIKHLESGVVHHIEGSLNGPLGDFCSRGKMKGLGYLRSHGGRYRAIADGEIHVDIAVLAASASDMTGNANGVLGKHPFGPMSFSKVDSMIADRTIIVTDTLLDFPCYPWEIMGNEVDFVVVVDEIGDPSKIVSGTTKITKSPDRLLIAEYAAKFVEAAGILRDGMSFQAGAGGVSLAFTDFVNNMMIEKDIKARSMIGGSTKYLVDMMNNGRTDYIFDGQNFGLEAIVSLRDNPRHIPIDVRESYDYHAKSNLVQMMDVIVLGSTEVDVNFNANCVTHSDGRMLHGIGGFQNCMMAKCTMIAAPSFRDRIPVIKDEVTTLVAPGDLVDVIVTERGIAINPLRADLIEATRNSRLPIRDIRDIKDEVDDMCGIPVKPKLSDEAVAVVEWVDGTILDTIYKIEE
- a CDS encoding HpcH/HpaI aldolase/citrate lyase family protein: MAKIASAGNYGPKIRSDCLVTIELTDSGLDIELISKIKDFFGDHIIALAQDVLNFFGIKNAKIKIEDQGALDFVIAARIEGALKKADPSISKSYLPEMKAHCEYKSSKDALRRSRLYLPGNSPKLMLNAGLHDADALILDLEDSVHPDEKDAARILVRNALRTVDFKGAERMVRINQLPLGFEDIKEIINENVHVILIPKCELAQQVIDVDAKIAECKKSKKPVFLMPIIESAKGVMHAYEIAGASENVVALALGLEDYTADIGVTRSKSEDECFFAKSMVVNAAKAAGKQAIDTVFSDVNDMEGLYENVKQAKALGFDGKGCIHPRQIRVIHKAFLPTVEELVKAESIIDAFNAAKKEGKGVVSLGSKMIDAPVVKQAQKVLKMAKIGGMIK